The Ornithorhynchus anatinus isolate Pmale09 chromosome X5, mOrnAna1.pri.v4, whole genome shotgun sequence nucleotide sequence gatgcgtctaccaactctgtattgtatggtctcaaacacttaatacagtgctgtgcacatagtaagcactcaataaatacccattaaTTTACTCATGTTACCTCTAGTATGTACTTgcaattttttcttctttctctccctacccccttagattgtgagctcctcgtgggcagagaatgtatctgtttattgctctattgtactctcccagcaaagccacagtaaacgctcaataaataggattgaataaacaaatgaatgctctacacacagtaaggactcaataataaataccactgattgacctctAGACtatcaactcactgtgggcagggcacgcgtCCACCCACGCTGTTGTACggtccactcccaagtgcttagtctaatgttctgtgcgtagtaagcgctccataagcaCCACTGAGTGATTTACCCAGAGGGAAGGGATTGCAGGGTTAAATCCGGTCTCTTCCTGGTGCTGTTACCCCACTAGTACTTCGTTtgtgactccccccacccccgctctcaCCCTacgccctcctgccctcccgctTAGCAGAGGGTGTCCGATGGTTGGCGTCGTTTGAGTCGGCCTGCGTCAGAGAGCTGTGGAAGGCCGGGGGAGTTGCAGGTCACTTAAGTTGGATTCGAGTGACTTGGGTCACCCTGACCCCAATCCCCTCACTCTCCAAATGGGGGGCCCAGACCgagctgggggcggcgggggaagggggtccccGCGCAGGAGGgaccgggggcaggggaggaaggctgGGATTTCTGAATTTCTCCCCCAGGATGCCGAAGGAAGGGCAGGCCTGTGGAGTCTCCTGGCCTCCATCCAGGATCACCCCCGGGGTCTTCCGTGAGACCCAAACAATAACAttggtggggggcggaggagggggagaggggagggaccacCCCCTTCAGACTGTTCACTTAATGATTCACTTGcaacctttctttccctttctgtgtGGGAAGGCTATTACATCATGAGTGTGGAAAGTGGGGGGCACGCAGCCAAGATACGGGAGACCAGGAAGGGAAAACGGCAAAAAGGCGGGGAGGACGCcacctggggaggggcagaggcaggggggatCTAGCTAAGGAAAGGGGACTCAGGGCAGAGGAGTTGGCAGATGGGATGCCTGGGTTCTGGGGGCTGTGGGGAACAGGGAGAGAGGGGCGCAGCAGACCGGAGACCCAGGAGGAGGCTGGGAAGATGGAGGTcttaaagcagtgtggtctagtggaaatagcacaatcctgagaggcaggggacatgggttcttattctgccttccccagctagctgctctgtaaccttggacaagtggcgtagtggatagagcacgggcctgggagtcagaaggtcatgggttctaattccggctctgccacttgcctgctgtgtgaccttgggcaagtcattttacttctctgggcctcagtttcctcatctgtaaaatggagatttagactgtgattccccatgtgggacagggactgtgtccaactcaatctgcttgtatccaccccagcgcttagtacagtggctggcacaaagttaagcgcttagcaaatgccattattattattattattccctcatctttaaaatgggcattcgatcctgttcttagcctgtgagtcccaggaggacctggttaccttgtatctaccccagtgcttagtacagtgcttggcacgtagcaagtaagccctaacaaatatcatgattattactgttatttttattgttattattattattactatttagttTCTAGATGCTGGGAGACAGAATCGAGAGACTGGGTCGTGGGGAGAGAGGTAGGCtgcttggatttgaggagagcagggaattgtacattccaagcgcttagtatagtgggctgcacacagtaagcgctcaataaatacacattgaatgaatgaatgactcataacctgtcccacatggggctcacagtcctaattcccattctacagatgagggaactgaggcccagagaagtgaagttacttgtcgaaggtcacccaccagacaagagatggagccaggttgagaacctaggtccttctgaatcccaggccacggctctattcactaggccacgctgcttctctaggccttgtTTCTCCAGATCTTCACTTCGGGGTtttgtttccccccaccccacccccacccctgccatggAGGGGACCCAGcaggtggcggggagagggaggaaaaggaagagaaggtcaAGGGGCCGTCCAGCTGGCCCCAATTGGAGGCCGGATTCCAGATgttgatggagaaaagaaggggggaggcaggaccGGAAACACCACCCCCGCCTCAATGCCCGGGAGAAATTTTCCACTGTAAACAGGAGTCATCACATTCCTTCCTAtgcacctcccccaacccagtcCGCCTGGTTTCTCGGCCCCTGGCTTAGTTAGGCCTTGCCTGTGCTCCTGCTGGGAATCTGAGCGTGTgagcatgtgtgtctgtgtgtgtaggtGCGCACGCCTGTGGGTACATGTTAACACCGCTAAGTGCACGTGTGTATGCAGGAGAGGTGTATATGGGTCCACTTGGATGTGTATGCAGAAGAGGTGGGGTGTGTGTCCACTTGGATGAGTTTGTGGGTGAGGGGACCTGTGTCCACTTTTATGTGTGTGCTTAAGAGGAGTACGTATATCAGCCTGAATGTACGTGCACATGGGGTGAGTGTACCTACAAGAAGAATTTATGTCCCAAACTAGTAGGGGTGTGTATTTAATGGCTCCAAAATGGGCGTGTGTGTATGTAGCCCAAAAGGCTCTGGGGTGTGAACTGTCATGTTTCTGTCCGTCCACTTACCGTCTCTTGTGATTGCGGGTCTGTCTCTGAATTTATATTGCATCTCCGTGTTTTTGGACAGCACGGTGTGGACGCATGGGCCTGCTTACTAAGTATTTagtccaaatgcttggtacagtgctttggacacagtaagctttcaataaatacgactgaataaatgaatgagtacttATCTGTCCATTTGTCTTTGTGGTGGGTAGGGGATCCTGAATGGGACATTGTGTACTCGTGGGTAAGCATGTGCAAAGAGTCTGCGAGAGCCTCTGTGGTATGTCTAGGGTTTTGAGAGCATCCTTTGTGGATTGATTATGAATCCTGAAAGATTTCAGTTGATGTGCGGATGGTTTGTCTGTGTATCTGAATGTCCAAGTATTAACTCCAAGGGGCAGCAACCTGTCCAtctatctgtctcccgctctagactggaagctcattgtgggcaggggccatgtctaccaactctattatactgtactcccccaagcacctagtacagtcagtgctctgcccacaggaagcgctcagtaaataccactgactgattgatggatcgacgGATGAATAGGTGTGAGGACTGGCCTAGGTCTCGCTAGGCTGGTATGTCGATGGGTCGGTGTGTCTCTGGGGAGCGTGGGCAGGGTCGGATGGATTCCAGGTGGGTGAATGTGATGTGGTTGTGGCTCCCGTTGTTTGTGTTCTGAGGTTGGAGTGCGGGGTGTGAGGAGGCCTCATCCCCGGCTCTTCGTACGTGCCCCTGGCATGCGTGGTGCACGGAAGCTTTGTGTGTGTCCGTTTGCGTGTTCTTTGTTGTCGTGGGCgtctggcggggggaggggggacctgTGTgtggcaatcgatcaatcagtagtattccctgagcgcttaccgtgtgcagagcgctgtacaaagcacttaagaGAGAACAATGAAATAAGCAtatcccatccctgccctccaggaccttAAGATCTAGTGGGGGTGACAGGcaccaaaataaatgacagataggggaagcaaccaatGTGAGcctgttatcgggcagggattgtctctatctgttgccgaattgtacattccaagcacttagtacagtgttctgcccatactaagtgctcaatacatactattgaatgaatacctgtgttgttgccgcttgcctgctgtgtgaccttgagcaaatcactttgcttctctgggccttagttccctcacctggaaaatggggaatgagactgggagccccatgtgggagagggaccgtgtccaactcgatttgcttgtatccaccccggtgctcagtacagtgcctggcatgcagtgtgTGTATTTGCAGTAGGGtaactaaatgcttagggggtttggatccaagtgtatagactacacagaggggaaggagaggaattgAGGTTTCAGttagggaagatttcctggaggagctgggattcaagtgGGCCTCTGAAGGTGTGTGCGTGTGGAGGGGGGTTGGTCCTGCCAGCTGTGAAGGAAAGgcggatggagttccaggcaggagggtctGTGGCCATAGAGAGGAGATGGAAGCACGGTAAATAGGCTGCCGATGggggagcaaagtgggcaggctggggtgtaatgggagagggCTGAGCGAGTTGGGGaggggttattaataataataaattgtggtatttgttaagtgcttattatgtcccaggcactggactaagcactggggtagatacaagctaatcaagtcccacatgggactcggactctcaggagaagggagaacaggattcgaatccccatttttgtcgacgagggaaccgaggcccagagaagtgaagcgacttactcggagtcacccaacagacaagtggcagagccagtattagaatccagtttctctAACTCCAGGgccgggggtctttccactaggccaggccgcttagGGCCGGCAATCACTCTTTCCAGttccaaagccttcctgaagacccgtctcctccgagacTTAGTCCCTCACTAagctcacctttcctcttctcccactcccttccgtgtccccctgacttgctccccctgagcatcccccctcccaatcccacagcactaacgTCCACACctgtcatttcttcatttctattagtgtctgtctccctctctagactgtgagctcaccgtgaggagggaatgcgcctgttatgttgtgctatactctcccgagcgcttagtacagccctccgcacacagtgagtgtccaacaaatacgactgactggctgcttCTCCGTACACAATAATCGTCAGAGaacttattaaacgcttactctgtgccaagcgctgtgctaaacgtGGGTGAGTCCAGCCGATTGGATTCAGATCCAGTCCTGGGGGGAGGTCGGAGACTGTGGGTTTCAGGCTTGcgacccccgtccccccgtcgctCCCCCAGGCCGCGCGTCGATCAATCcgtcggtgttatttattgaggcactgtactaggcgcttgggaggacACGATGCAACAGAACGAACCGACACCTTCCCTCGGTGGCCATagaggggcccggggcccggggcccttgGGTACCGGGCCGCTTCCGCCCGTTGCCCCCTCGGATTGCCCCGGATTGCGCagctcccccgccgccctcctcttcctcttcctcttcctcctcctcctcctcctgctggccggcctcccgcccgcccccgcccgcccttgcTTAATTCCTAGGGAAATTCCCCAGGGCCCGCGCGCGCGCCCCAAAGATCCACCAAtggggtccggggggcggggcctagacacccccccccacccccctcccctcctcggacCCTTTAAAAGCGCGCGGGCGGAGCGCGCCCAACTCAGCTTGTCGGGCCCCGCTCTGGCTTTTCGGCCGCGCCTGCGCTGTCGCTGTCCCTGTCCGTGTCCCGCCCTCCCGCCTTCGGTCGGTGGCCGCGGCATGTGTCACGtgcgcagccccctccccgcgcccgccgccctggcgccgccgccgccccccggctcccggccccgcgggCCGCAGATCTTCACCTTCGACCCCCTGCCCGAGAAAGCGCCGTCGCCTCCTCGCCTCCCGTCCCGGGGGCTCCGGAAGCGCAGCCGCAAGGTCCTCTACCCACGGGTGGTAAGTGGCCCGCGCTCCCActcgcggggcggggcgggacgggccgggccgggccgggccgctcggGCGGACACCTGCCTCCCTCGCTGATATTCCTCTCAataccttcttcctctctccgagCAGGTCAAGCGCCACGTCCCGGTCGAGAACCCAAACCCGGCCAAGCGGCTGCTCTTCATCCTCCTCGCCGTCGTCTTCTGCCAGATCCTCACGGCCGAGGAGGAGATGCCGGTGTCCGCCGCCCTGgagtcccctcccccggcctccgcccccgccgcgccATCCAGCCCGGAGCCTCTCAACCTCACCGTCGATCCCCCGGACTACACCTTGGATATCAGCCAGTTTCTCCACCAACACCCCGCTGCTTTTTGaggacggacccccccccccaaaagaaaggaaaatggaaaaaaaaacccgggAAAACCAAGGGGGGCTCAGCGGAGCGGCCACGGAGTCCGGCGAACTCAGAGCCGAGTGGAAACTCAACTCGGAACCGAAGGAAAAACTCCAATTCCACGCAGTCAGGGGAGTTGATGATAAGTAGGGAGAGAGGCTGCGGATCCCCCCACCCTTCCATCCCATCTCGCaaaagggtgggaggagagggggacttTTTTTATTTACTTCTCGTGAAGAAGTATTGTCTTGATCATTAATATTTATGTACAGTTATTTATGCCCCTGAGTGACAAGGGGGGCGCGGGAGtgggtatttagtatttatttaatttatgaaGGCACGATTAGGGTGTCTCCTTGCattggagattattattattattattatcatcatcatcactattgtatttggtaggcgcttactgtttttcagcactgtactaagcgctgggctagatccgaTTTTATTCAGATCGGGTTCCCGGATTAGGACGGgcgttgtgtccgacctgaatagaAGGGAGCGGTCTGTTTTCGCAGATACTGCCCGGGTCGGGGCGAGGCAGGAAAGGAGGGGCCTCGGAAAACGTtcgagttgggggggggggggggaagcaaaattggggaaggggtcggggagtgtggtggggagaagagggcgtGGTTTAGGGGCGACAGCTAGGGCCTGCCTCCTCTTGCCCCTATTCCCGCGCCCCCAGACTCtcgccggccccctcctcccactaCGTCGTTGGTATGTATGTTCTGTGAACACCACGTCCCCAAATAAAGGAAGCGGCTTGTGCCCGCGACCCTCTGACAGTCTGCCTCTGTGTGCTCTGTGTAtgtatggtggggggggggggggtgggaagcgCCCCCAGATCCTCGCCCCCTTCCACCATGTATGTAGGTATGTTCTGTGAACACCACGTCCCGAAATAGAAGGAAAGGCTCGTGCTCGCGGCCCCTGTCTGTTCATTTAATcaatctattgagggcttactgtctgcCTCTGTGTGGGAGGGGGGTACCGCCCCAAGAGCCTCGACCGTCTCCTCCCAggattttctttaatggtattcgataagcgcttaaCGTGTGGCCTtaaacactaagcgctggggtagacgcaggataCTCAATCAGGTGTGACACcgtccctggcccccatggggctcccagtcttaatccccatttttacagttgagggaacggaggctcatAGGGGTGAATCGacccttgcccaagtcacccagtagacaaaggGCAAGGTGGGCATGAGGGCCGGGGCTCGGGTTCCTCTTTCCCCAGGCCCACGCTACTTCCAATGTTGCCCAAGGCCGGATCTTGCCCAAGGCCGGATCTCGCTCGGCTCTTCGGGGAAAAACCGCGGTCCAGGCTGAGAGGcacgtcggggccggggccggggccggggccggatctgggcgggccgggcccgggggcggggggcggggggcgagggctggggccgggggcgcgcGCGGCGCGTGCACGGAGCGGAGCCGCGGCCGGGGCCAGcggctcctccttctccccccccagccccgccccgcctcgcccGCAGCGGGAGCGAgcggccgcccccaccccaccccccggcccggcccggccccacccccggccctctctGCAGAGAGACCGCCCCCCCTGCGGAcccctcgcccgcccccgccgAGCCCACCCGGCCGcgcgcccgcccccgcctccgctcGGCTGCGCacccggctcggctcggctcggctcggctcggctcggctcggctcggctcggctcggctcggctcggcccggctCGGCGGGTCGGAGCGGGCCGAGGCCGCAGGTACCGGGACCGTTACCCTTCCCGTTCCCGCtgtccggggggaggggaggggccgggggcgtcgGGGACAGGAGGGCGGGGCCGCttagggggaaggggcggagcctggaggatctgggggccggcggggggcctggagagctggggagggggctatgGGAAGGAGCCAGCGCCAGGACAAAGGGTGAGCCGAGGTGgggtgtcgggggtggggggtgtcctccccatcctcctccatggcccccctctctctgtcctcgcCGCAGCGCCCTCCTGCACCATGTTTTTCACCTGTGGCCCCAACGAAGCCATGGTGGTCTCAGGTAAGCCCGCCcttggccccctcccctctcatccctcccctcctcccgccctttcccagcccccctcccctccctccatccgatccgcccctcacccccacacccccaggaGGTCCGGGgagcccaccctctctcctcgtcCCTCCCCAGGTTTCTGCCGCAGCCCCCCTGTCATGGTGGCTGGGGGCCGGGTCTTCGTCCTGCCCTGCATCCAGCAGATTCAAAGGTAGCGGcgtgcgggggccggggggaatggAGGAAGCCAGcctgccggccggccggccggcccgcacATTCCCTCAACAACCGCCCCTCTCTTCCCACAGGATCTCCCTCAATACACTGACCCTCAACGTGAAGAGCGAGAAGGTCTATACGCGTCACGGAGTGCCCATCTCCGTCACTGGCATTGCCCAGGTGAGGAGGGCAGagcctttccccaccctccaccctcaggatcaatcagtggtctttagtgagcacttaactgcgTGCAGAACTGCGGACAGAGCCCAGCAcgttcccgggagtcagaaggacctgggttctaatctccactctgcccctcgtcagctgtgtcacctgggacagttgttaatgtcggtctcccccgctagaccgtaagctcactgtggggaaggaatgtatctatttcttgttatactgtactctcccgagcatttagtacagtgccctgcgctcagtaagcgctcagtaaagacgattgactgTTTTAACGTCTTTAACGcccgttatctcatctttaattggggattgagactgtgggacatggaatgtgtccaaactgaggagctcgtatctactccagcagttaatacaatgtctggaacaaagtaagcgctttaacaaataccatttttattttaatatcggtgtcgtcgtcgtcgtcgtcgtcccccataAACCGTGAGTTCTTTTTGGCCGGgaaacatgtttactaactctgttgtactggactcttccaagtgcttagtacagcgctccgtacGCAGTCAGCGTGCGGTAAAAATGATCGATTGAGACAAATATGGTTGAATGGGTTGAATGAGGCACACCCgatcctcaaggattttacagtgtaatctgtgaattccttgtgggcagggaccttgtccaatctgCTCATATTGactctacaccagtgtttaggactgtacgtggcacatagtaagcgcttaatacagaccACTATTACTATCACTGTTATCAATCGAAAACCAAAAGACAGAAGCCATTCACAAATGCCTCGGCCATCGGTAGTCAGAGTATGAagggataaatagataaatgtgtaaattaattcattcaatggtatggtatttattgagcgcttactgtgtgcggagcactgtactaagcacttgggaaagtacaagacaacaaccggcagtgacgttccctgcccacgacaagctcgcAGTAACCAGTCGGGGAGACAGtgctggagtgaataaagggcagGACCTGTGAATGTGGAgctcaaagtaggagggggcccaccttgcagatgaggaaactgaggcacagggaagtgaagtgacttgccccgagcaagcaaagcggcggatccgggattagaacaaggtccttctgactcccagacggggCAGTTTCCATTAGGCGGGGCTGTTTTCTTCCCTTGCCCTCTTCCCCGCccgtcttctttcttcctccatcttcttcctcctccctcactccctcttccttcttctccctctgctgggCATCTGGTCCAATGCAAGAAGATGGAGCTCTCTGAGGGAGGAGTAAGGGCAGCGGGCAGGACTGAGGCGGGGGCTAGGGGCTGGGAGAACGAGGAGCTAttcggggagtggagggggaggtctGGCTGcagtcaatccatgatatttattgagtgcttaccgtgtgccgagcaccgtactaagcgcttgggagagtacattacaacagcgttggtcgacatgttcctggcccacaaggaatttgcagtctggagagggagacggacattaatgaaAGTCAGTCAAttccggatatggacataagtgctccggagctgagggaggagcaaATAAAAGAAGCAAATCCTCCAAgtccaagggcaacacagaagggtgcgggagaagaagagatgaaggcttagtcagggaagaacgtagtactgaagcagcgtggctcagtggaaagagcacgggctttggagtcagagatcatgggttcgaatcccgactcggccacttgtcagctgtgtgactttgggcaagtcactcaacttctcggtgcctcagttacctcatctgtaaaatgaggattaagactgtgagccccacgtgggacaacctaattcccctgtgactaccccagcgcttagaacagtgctcggcacatagtaagcgcttaacaaataccaacattattattattattacagtgctctgcacacaggaagtgctcaataaatgctgtaaggagcttccagtctagagtaggggcCGGACCTTCGGGTAAATAAAATGATGAATAtggtcctaagtgctagggggctgagggaggggtgggtgaAGGGTGCCAATCCTTGtgccagggcaatacagaagggagcaggagaagaggaagttatTATTACAGACGTTATTACATATCATCTTTCTTCATCCATTACTCCCCAGTTCACAAGCCTTCTCTCCTCTCAAAGTCACCTtcaaactccctcttcctcttgaTTCTTTCACCCTCTGAACTCTCTCCCTGAAAATATgctaaagtcagtcaatcagtggtacttcttgattggttattgtgtgcagagtactgttctaaaagcttggcagagtacaatgcgaTAGATTAAGTAGGcacgtccctgccctcaaggatcttgcaatcttcctggggagagggacgtttgttgttttgtttaaatggtatttgttaagcacttaccacctaCCAGGGTCTGTCCttagcctggggtagatacgaactaatcggggcggacagagtccaggtccccgcttggggctcacagttttaatccccattttacagacgaggtaactgaggcacagaaaagttaagtgacttgcccaaggtcacagagcagttaagtggcggagccgggattggagcccaggtcctctggctcccaggcttacgCCCTGCCCATTAAGCCAACTGCTTCCCTAACAGTAAAGTTAATTACAGGtagtataaaaataattatggtatttgttcagtgcttagtatatgccaagcactgttttatgtgccTAAGGGTtgcggcaggggagggggagagtgctgAGGGTCTCAAGTGCAGAGGTGAAGCagcggggaggaaaagagaaaagattagtcagggaaggtttcctggaggaggtgtgattccaAAAGGgctctgaagacggggagaggagtagcctgtcagatatgaagacaagtggttagtacagtcctcgccacatggtaagtgatcatcatcatcagtggtatttattgaacgcttaccgtgtgcagagccccgtactaagcgttcgggagagtacagtatgacagagttgggagacacgttccctgcctacatcgagCGTACcgcctagagtgggggagaggcattaatagaaataaatcattgataatatacaatttataatGTAGAATATATAAC carries:
- the IER3 gene encoding radiation-inducible immediate-early gene IEX-1 — translated: MCHVRSPLPAPAALAPPPPPGSRPRGPQIFTFDPLPEKAPSPPRLPSRGLRKRSRKVLYPRVVKRHVPVENPNPAKRLLFILLAVVFCQILTAEEEMPVSAALESPPPASAPAAPSSPEPLNLTVDPPDYTLDISQFLHQHPAAF